From a region of the Fervidobacterium sp. genome:
- a CDS encoding ABC transporter permease subunit, with the protein MKYKTKEAIVGYIFATPIILTVLIFTIYPIIAAFYYSLTDYQPLEARKFTYYFNPYDTLEIHTGILREEAKNYKVDEIIKFFDPVSFVEIDVGVKLSEEEKKIIKENFDSLNLINDYKAQKLPKEIKISEFLKKYVRNDGKRFTRYIPKFVGLENFRQMFKDMYFYTSFWNAILYSLIVVPVQTLLAIILAVAANSKIKGVNLFKSIFFLPAITSSAALSMIFWLIYSKPGILNKILLSLFGWAGFQPIDYLNEPNIALFAIMAMNIWSTAGYFMVTFLAGLQDIPSSIYEAAKIDGANGWQTFWKITIPLLRPQIVFVSIMGTIGCMQVFDQIYFLIRSLRNITISFYIYKNAFEYGKMGYASALAVVLFAVILLLSLVQRKVIKEEY; encoded by the coding sequence ATGAAGTATAAAACTAAGGAAGCAATTGTCGGATATATATTTGCGACACCGATCATTTTAACAGTGCTTATATTCACAATATACCCTATAATTGCAGCGTTTTATTACAGCCTCACAGACTATCAGCCACTTGAGGCAAGGAAATTTACATATTATTTTAATCCATACGATACTTTGGAGATTCATACAGGAATTCTCAGAGAAGAAGCGAAAAACTACAAAGTTGATGAAATAATCAAATTTTTCGACCCTGTAAGCTTCGTAGAAATTGATGTTGGCGTTAAGCTAAGTGAAGAGGAAAAAAAGATAATAAAAGAAAACTTTGACTCACTTAATTTGATAAATGATTACAAAGCTCAAAAATTGCCGAAGGAGATAAAAATTTCTGAATTTTTAAAGAAATATGTAAGAAACGACGGTAAAAGATTCACAAGGTATATTCCAAAATTCGTTGGTCTCGAAAATTTTAGACAGATGTTCAAAGACATGTATTTTTACACATCTTTCTGGAATGCCATACTTTATTCTCTAATAGTTGTCCCAGTCCAAACATTATTGGCAATAATCCTTGCAGTCGCTGCTAATTCAAAGATAAAGGGAGTAAATCTATTTAAGTCTATCTTCTTTTTGCCTGCTATAACCTCTTCGGCGGCGTTATCTATGATTTTTTGGCTTATATACTCTAAACCTGGCATATTGAATAAAATATTACTCAGTCTCTTTGGATGGGCTGGGTTTCAACCAATAGATTACTTAAACGAGCCAAACATTGCACTTTTTGCAATTATGGCAATGAACATCTGGTCCACAGCTGGATATTTTATGGTTACATTTTTGGCGGGTTTACAAGATATTCCATCAAGCATATACGAAGCGGCAAAGATAGATGGAGCAAATGGTTGGCAAACGTTCTGGAAAATCACAATCCCTTTGTTAAGACCACAAATTGTGTTTGTCTCAATTATGGGAACAATAGGTTGTATGCAAGTGTTTGACCAAATATATTTCTTGATAAGAAGCCTGAGAAATATAACAATATCTTTTTACATCTATAAAAATGCATTTGAATATGGAAAGATGGGATATGCAAGCGCACTTGCAGTTGTACTTTTTGCAGTTATTTTGCTGTTGTCACTTGTTCAAAGAAAAGTAATCAAAGAAGAATATTGA